One window of the Ammospiza nelsoni isolate bAmmNel1 chromosome 2, bAmmNel1.pri, whole genome shotgun sequence genome contains the following:
- the POGLUT1 gene encoding protein O-glucosyltransferase 1 translates to MAAGRAALALWAMVAVLCRLQPALAADAKWKAITGQIKKAVEAYEPCVKENCSCHQSVWKQDLAPFRGGISKETMADVVSRKLGTHYQIIKHRLYREQDCMFPARCSGIEHFILGIIQHLPDMEMVINVRDYPQVPKWMKPIIPVFSFSKTSEYNDIMYPAWTFWEGGPAVWPIYPTGLGRWDLMREDLRRSAEKWPWKKKISKGYFRGSRTSPERDPLILLSRENPELVDAEYTKNQAWKSEKDTLGKPPAKEIPLVDHCKYKYLFNFRGVAASFRLKHLFLCGSLVFHVGEEWLEFFYPQLKPWVHYIPVQSDLSDVRELLQFVKENDAIAQEISERGRQFITEHLDMEDISCYWEHLLSEYSQILTYKVKRRKSYNEITSGQLKTEL, encoded by the exons ATggccgcggggcgggcggcgctggCGCTGTGGGCCATGGTGGCCGTGCTGTGCCGCCTGCAGCCCGCCCTGGCGGCAG ATGCCAAGTGGAAAGCGATAACTGGGCAAATTAAGAAAGCTGTGGAAGCCTATGAGCCGTGTGTAAAGGAAAATTGCAGCTGCCACCAAAG TGTCTGGAAGCAGGACCTGGCTCCTTTTCGAGGCGGCATTTCCAAGGAGACGATGGCAGACGTGGTGAGCCGCAAGCTCGGGACCCACTACCAAATAATCAAACACAGACTGTATCGTGAGCAGGACTGCATGTTCCCTGCAAG GTGCAGTGGAATTGAGCACTTCATTCTGGGGATCATCCAGCACCTCCCTGACATGGAAATGGTGATCAATGTGCGAGACTACCCCCAGGTTCCCAAGTGGATGAAACCCATCATCCCAGTCTTCTCCTTCAGCAAG ACATCTGAATACAATGACATCATGTATCCTGCCTGGACATTTTGGGAAGGAGGACCAGCTGTTTGGCCAATTTACCCAACAGGTTTAGGGCGCTGGGACCTCATGAGAGAGGACCTCAGAAG atctgcagagaaatggccatggaagaaaaaaatctctaagGGATATTTCCGAGGATCCAG aacaAGCCCTGAGAGAGATCCCCTCATCCTGCTGTCCCGAGAAAACCCAGAACTTGTTGACGCTGAGTACACTAAAAACCAGGCTTGGAAATCTGAAAAG GACACCTTAGGAAAGCCTCCTGCAAAGGAAATTCCACTGGTTGATCACTGCAAATACAA GTACCTGTTTAATTTCCGAGGAGTGGCGGCCAGTTTCCGCCTGAAGCACCTTTTCCTCTGCGGCTCGCTCGTCTTCCACGTCGGAGAGGAATGGTTGGAGTTCTTCTACCCCCAGCTGAAGCCTTGGGTCCACTACATCCCCGTGCAGTCAGACCTCTCTGATGTCAG GGAGCTCTTGCAGTTTGTAAAGGAAAATGATGCCATAGCACAAGAAATTTCAGAGAG GGGACGTCAGTTCATCACTGAGCACTTGGACATGGAGGACATCTCTTGCTACTGGGAGCATCTGCTGTCTGAATATTCCCAAATCTTGACTTACAAAGTGAAAAGGAGGAAGAGCTACAACGAGATCACTTCTGGACAGCTGAAAACAGAACTGTAG